One Alphaproteobacteria bacterium genomic window carries:
- the rsmG gene encoding 16S rRNA (guanine(527)-N(7))-methyltransferase RsmG yields the protein MNPSITSYCELLIKWQRHINLVGPKTIENLSERHIADSLQVLRHIPQGASVIDLGSGAGLPGVVLAIENPSLSVTCVDNDQKKIAFLVEVKSRLGLPNLIPLVSDWNALSQKYDVVVARAAGKLTNMLAVMDSCTRVGHGLGIFHKGQSWREEYVAAQETWRFSCTTEPSLTNSDSALLIIQNLEPKVVQPIDKPSIGQLNKESHEEIEGQRGSKTNE from the coding sequence ATGAATCCGTCCATTACTTCTTATTGTGAACTTCTCATCAAGTGGCAGCGCCACATTAATTTGGTTGGTCCTAAAACCATTGAAAACCTTTCAGAAAGGCACATTGCGGACTCTCTCCAGGTGTTGCGCCATATTCCTCAGGGCGCTTCCGTGATTGATTTAGGTTCCGGTGCTGGATTACCGGGTGTAGTCCTTGCCATTGAAAACCCCAGTCTTTCTGTGACGTGTGTGGATAATGATCAAAAGAAAATCGCGTTTCTCGTTGAGGTAAAATCACGTCTTGGGTTGCCTAACTTGATACCCTTGGTATCCGATTGGAACGCTTTGTCCCAGAAATACGACGTTGTTGTTGCGCGCGCGGCCGGTAAATTAACGAACATGCTGGCTGTTATGGATAGCTGCACACGTGTTGGTCATGGATTAGGGATTTTTCATAAAGGACAGTCATGGCGTGAAGAGTATGTGGCTGCCCAAGAAACATGGAGATTTTCATGCACGACTGAGCCCAGTCTTACAAACAGTGACAGTGCTCTTTTAATCATTCAAAATCTAGAGCCCAAGGTAGTGCAGCCTATCGATAAACCATCAATAGGGCAGCTGAATAAAGAATCCCATGAGGAGATAGAAGGACAGAGAGGGAGCAAAACGAATGAGTGA
- the def gene encoding peptide deformylase, translating to MARLQVLTLPDDRLRLVATPVVAVNGAVRKQLDDMLETMYADNGVGLAATQVNIHKRMIVIDLREDLPQAASSGVYKMINPEIIWSSPETTTNNEGCLSVPEYRVKVTRSACIRLHYLDENGDPQNIKAEGMLAVCIQHEIDHLNGKLCIDYLSPLKQKMALKRLAKLKRFYKTLPEEDTPDA from the coding sequence ATGGCACGTCTTCAGGTTTTAACGCTTCCTGATGATCGCCTGCGCCTTGTTGCAACACCAGTGGTTGCAGTCAACGGTGCTGTACGCAAACAGCTTGATGATATGCTTGAAACGATGTACGCCGATAATGGTGTAGGACTTGCAGCAACTCAGGTCAATATTCACAAGCGCATGATTGTCATAGATCTGCGTGAGGATCTCCCTCAGGCAGCCTCTTCTGGTGTTTACAAGATGATCAATCCTGAGATTATCTGGTCAAGCCCAGAAACAACGACAAACAATGAGGGATGTCTTTCAGTTCCGGAATACCGGGTAAAAGTGACGCGATCCGCATGTATACGTCTCCACTATTTGGATGAGAATGGAGATCCTCAAAACATCAAGGCCGAGGGAATGCTTGCTGTGTGCATTCAGCACGAAATTGATCACCTCAATGGAAAGCTGTGTATCGATTATCTCTCTCCCCTAAAGCAAAAAATGGCCCTTAAACGCCTTGCCAAACTCAAACGTTTTTATAAAACGCTTCCTGAAGAAGACACACCCGATGCCTGA
- a CDS encoding methionyl-tRNA formyltransferase, which produces MPDKEIKSQNKSKTSKASPTQPLRVVFMGTPDFAVPSLVALLQKDTLYEIVGVFTQPPRPANRGQKPQKSPVHLCAEDHNLTLFTPEKLSPVDAYESFCALAPDVCVVVAYGALLPQRYLDVPTHGCINVHGSLLPRWRGASPIHASVIYGDTEGGITIMEMVRELDAGDMLAHVAVPITPKTTAGEFHDVLCHKGAEILTHTLARYCAGNIIPVPQDHTLATYSGKLTKESGRIDWTQSASFVDRHIRGHTPWPGAWFTYDGVRIKVLKATPVITLEMKPGEISPDSMHIGCRGGAMRLETVQRAGKEPQDIIPFLRGFPMAPGSCVIHSRAL; this is translated from the coding sequence ATGCCTGATAAGGAAATTAAGAGTCAAAACAAGAGTAAAACTTCAAAGGCCTCTCCCACACAACCGCTCCGTGTTGTCTTTATGGGAACCCCCGACTTTGCTGTACCAAGCCTAGTGGCTCTTCTACAGAAAGATACTCTCTATGAAATCGTCGGGGTCTTTACACAGCCTCCTCGTCCTGCTAATCGGGGACAAAAGCCTCAGAAATCCCCAGTGCATCTTTGTGCTGAGGATCATAACCTTACCCTTTTTACCCCCGAGAAACTATCCCCTGTTGATGCTTATGAATCTTTCTGTGCCCTTGCTCCTGATGTGTGTGTCGTCGTGGCCTATGGGGCACTCTTGCCACAGCGATATCTTGATGTGCCAACGCACGGGTGTATTAATGTCCATGGATCATTGCTACCCCGGTGGCGGGGTGCAAGCCCCATTCATGCATCAGTCATTTATGGTGATACAGAAGGGGGGATAACCATCATGGAGATGGTGAGAGAATTAGACGCCGGCGATATGTTAGCACATGTTGCTGTGCCCATTACACCAAAAACAACAGCAGGGGAATTTCATGATGTGTTATGCCACAAAGGGGCTGAGATTCTGACGCATACACTTGCGAGATACTGTGCCGGGAACATTATCCCTGTCCCCCAAGATCATACCCTGGCCACATACTCTGGGAAACTCACCAAAGAGTCGGGGCGGATTGATTGGACACAGTCGGCATCTTTTGTAGACCGTCATATCCGCGGACATACGCCCTGGCCAGGTGCCTGGTTTACCTACGATGGTGTGCGCATTAAAGTACTCAAAGCAACCCCTGTGATTACCCTTGAAATGAAACCTGGGGAAATTAGTCCAGATAGTATGCATATTGGATGCAGAGGAGGGGCCATGCGTCTCGAGACGGTCCAACGAGCAGGAAAAGAACCCCAAGATATCATCCCGTTCTTACGGGGTTTTCCGATGGCTCCTGGAAGTTGTGTGATCCATTCACGTGCGCTATAA
- a CDS encoding Rne/Rng family ribonuclease: MVKRMLIDAVHASERRVAVVENDKLVAFDFETANNQSRKGNIFLAKVVRVEPSLQAAFLDYGQEKHGFLAFTDIQHSNYQIPVEDRKALEEEQQKILAESEINENLFEDVFDTVEQGGDDQAFGNATNELSTDRHLLEDKPPSEKSAEDQPDGEDDDDYDVEISGGTADDAEDKPAPSQAKTLGDFYRRYKIQEVIKRGQVMLVQVVKDERGSKGAALTTHISLPGRYCVLMPNAYHKGGVSRKISDVKDRRRLRTIIESLDLPTNMSLIIRTAGLDRNKSEIRRDSEYLMRLWDEVREKTLRSNAPCLVYEEGDIIRQALRDLFRKDMEEVLVDGVDAYQEAKNYMKQLSPSYASRVKKHVEKSSSLFAKYGVEAELSHLYAHEVTLPSGGYLIINHTEALVSIDINSGRATRERNIVDTAYKTNLEAAEEIGRQVRLRNLSGLLVVDFIDMDNSKHVHAVERKFRDAMREDRARVQIGHISQFGLLEFSRQRLGASYLETITQACSHCGGRGVVPAQNLLGVRVLRKVQEAASSSKAPERVRLALHPSAALYILNDMRQQLLNIEEECGKKVAIASDHALGTEDVIDLDSERKPPQRPQQSREGRLHERNKRPQRRSPSPENQQKLTKVASQNSADAPPKAIKPVSVDGATKSPSPGPSDAGDIEPQAKRSRSRNRRSRRRRGTGETPLQAGEVAAEKVLEKTTPSADAPSVTPQKNKQAIKRTTQEAELKSKAEKSDSTADKKRRGWWKRLVENKSEAPE; this comes from the coding sequence ATGGTAAAACGCATGTTAATCGATGCGGTGCACGCCAGTGAGCGCCGCGTAGCTGTTGTTGAAAATGACAAACTTGTTGCTTTTGATTTTGAAACAGCAAATAATCAATCTCGTAAAGGGAACATTTTTCTGGCAAAAGTTGTTCGGGTAGAGCCCTCTTTACAAGCTGCCTTTCTGGATTATGGCCAGGAAAAACATGGATTTTTAGCGTTTACTGATATTCAACACAGTAATTATCAAATTCCTGTTGAGGATCGTAAAGCTCTAGAGGAAGAGCAACAAAAAATTCTTGCCGAATCAGAAATCAATGAAAACCTCTTTGAGGATGTTTTTGACACTGTTGAACAGGGGGGCGATGATCAAGCTTTTGGTAATGCTACCAATGAGCTTTCTACCGATCGACATCTCTTAGAAGATAAACCTCCATCGGAAAAATCGGCGGAGGATCAGCCTGATGGGGAAGACGACGATGATTACGATGTCGAGATTTCGGGAGGCACAGCTGATGATGCCGAAGACAAACCGGCACCGTCGCAGGCGAAAACGCTGGGGGATTTTTATCGTCGCTATAAAATTCAAGAGGTCATTAAGCGTGGCCAAGTGATGCTAGTTCAGGTGGTTAAGGATGAGCGTGGCAGTAAAGGGGCCGCCCTTACAACGCACATCTCATTGCCGGGGCGCTATTGTGTGTTGATGCCTAATGCCTATCACAAAGGGGGTGTTTCACGAAAAATTTCTGACGTGAAGGATCGCCGTCGTTTGCGTACAATCATTGAGTCGTTGGATCTTCCCACAAACATGAGTCTCATTATACGCACAGCAGGACTTGATCGTAATAAGTCGGAAATTCGCCGTGACAGCGAGTACCTCATGCGGTTGTGGGATGAGGTGCGGGAAAAGACCTTGCGTTCAAATGCTCCCTGTCTTGTGTATGAGGAGGGAGATATTATCCGTCAGGCGCTGCGGGATCTTTTCCGCAAGGATATGGAGGAGGTTTTGGTTGATGGTGTTGATGCTTACCAAGAAGCCAAAAATTATATGAAACAACTCAGCCCAAGTTATGCGTCGCGGGTAAAAAAACATGTGGAAAAATCATCCTCTCTTTTTGCAAAGTATGGTGTTGAGGCTGAGTTGAGCCATTTGTACGCGCACGAAGTCACCTTGCCTTCCGGGGGTTATTTAATTATTAACCATACCGAAGCTCTTGTTTCTATTGATATTAACTCAGGCCGTGCAACGCGCGAACGCAATATTGTTGATACGGCGTACAAGACAAATCTTGAAGCTGCGGAGGAAATTGGTCGTCAAGTGCGTCTGCGAAACCTTTCGGGATTGCTCGTCGTTGACTTTATTGACATGGACAACAGTAAACATGTGCACGCGGTGGAACGCAAGTTTCGTGATGCCATGCGGGAAGATCGTGCCCGTGTACAAATCGGTCATATAAGCCAATTTGGCCTTCTGGAATTTTCTCGCCAGCGCCTCGGTGCTAGTTATCTCGAAACCATCACTCAGGCGTGTAGTCATTGTGGTGGCCGGGGTGTTGTGCCTGCACAAAATCTTCTGGGTGTACGGGTGTTGCGCAAGGTTCAGGAGGCGGCCTCTTCTTCCAAAGCCCCTGAGCGAGTACGTTTAGCCCTTCATCCGTCTGCGGCGCTGTATATTTTGAACGATATGCGCCAACAGCTACTGAACATAGAGGAAGAGTGCGGCAAAAAGGTTGCAATTGCTAGTGATCATGCCTTAGGAACCGAAGACGTGATAGATCTTGATAGCGAGCGCAAACCACCTCAACGACCACAGCAATCCCGAGAGGGTCGCCTTCATGAGCGCAATAAACGCCCTCAGCGGCGGAGTCCATCGCCCGAAAATCAACAGAAACTGACCAAGGTTGCTTCTCAGAATAGTGCTGATGCCCCTCCAAAGGCGATAAAACCTGTTTCTGTGGATGGAGCTACCAAATCACCCTCGCCGGGACCTTCTGATGCGGGAGATATTGAGCCCCAGGCTAAGCGCTCTCGTAGTCGGAATCGTCGCTCTCGTCGGCGCAGAGGAACAGGGGAAACCCCTCTTCAGGCAGGAGAGGTTGCTGCGGAAAAAGTTCTCGAAAAAACGACACCTTCCGCTGATGCACCTTCTGTGACTCCTCAAAAAAACAAACAAGCGATCAAAAGAACAACCCAGGAAGCTGAGCTTAAAAGCAAGGCTGAAAAATCAGACTCAACAGCTGATAAAAAACGCCGGGGATGGTGGAAACGCTTGGTTGAAAATAAATCCGAGGCCCCAGAGTAA
- the truA gene encoding tRNA pseudouridine(38-40) synthase TruA, which yields MRYKLTIEYDGTGFAGWQMQPTAITVQGVLLEAIGKFTQTDPSHISIMGSGRTDAGVHALGQVAHVDFERSYTPHQVREGINSHLRKHRVCVVEVSQISSEFHARFSALRRSYRYRVLNRRAPPSYEHNKVWHCPVNLDRDAMQEAIPYFQGLQDFTSFRASLCQATNPIRSLESITLIAHEDELHLNVSARAFLHHQVRNIMGTLMWVGKGKFKPQDIPGIFAARNRSAAGPTAPPYGLCFMKVDYPEVLIKTWQDGIE from the coding sequence GTGCGCTATAAACTCACCATTGAATATGACGGAACGGGATTTGCTGGGTGGCAAATGCAGCCCACTGCAATTACTGTACAAGGTGTCTTATTAGAAGCGATCGGTAAGTTTACACAGACCGATCCTTCACACATTTCTATTATGGGATCAGGGCGCACGGATGCTGGCGTTCATGCACTCGGACAGGTAGCTCACGTAGACTTTGAGCGTTCCTACACCCCCCACCAAGTCCGGGAAGGAATAAATAGTCACCTCAGGAAACATCGCGTATGTGTGGTAGAGGTGAGCCAGATAAGCAGTGAGTTTCACGCCCGATTTTCTGCACTCCGGCGATCCTATCGGTACAGAGTTCTCAACCGCCGTGCGCCTCCATCGTATGAACACAACAAGGTGTGGCATTGCCCTGTGAACCTTGATCGGGATGCCATGCAAGAAGCTATACCCTATTTTCAGGGCCTACAGGATTTTACATCCTTCCGCGCATCACTCTGTCAAGCGACAAACCCCATTCGTTCGCTAGAGTCAATTACCCTCATAGCGCACGAAGATGAACTACACCTGAATGTTTCCGCCCGTGCATTTTTACACCATCAGGTGCGCAACATTATGGGAACCTTGATGTGGGTTGGAAAGGGTAAGTTTAAACCGCAAGATATTCCAGGCATTTTCGCAGCACGTAATCGCTCTGCTGCTGGACCGACGGCTCCACCTTATGGGCTTTGCTTTATGAAGGTCGACTATCCCGAGGTACTGATCAAAACTTGGCAGGATGGGATTGAGTGA
- a CDS encoding oligopeptide transporter, OPT family yields MSITSVTSQAIQKIPTPVRADSDTPAPYISSSQRLPEITLKSFILSILLSAAMAGANAYLGLKIGLTVSATIPAAVISMAILRFFKNANILENNIVQTTASAGEVVAAGTMFTLPALVLMGYWDTFPMWQTSLIVGIGGVFGVLFSIPLRRALVVEGNLLFPEGVATAEVLKVGESSTSEGAKDLLLGGLGATLLKFGQSGIVAFSESIGIWTKTGGTLIGGSIGLSPVLLGAGYIVGHPVGISMTIGGVVAWFIALPLFGYIEGIPEASSVMGSAMIIWSSKIRMIGVGMMVLGGLWTTVHLIDPMRRAIVSSLSSLKKSASGAKVRILRTEQDIPFIYVLWSIMALCLPLILMTHNLFDPQSLSFTSLGYAGVIMAIIIATLVLGFLVSAIAGYMSGILGSSNNPLSGVTIMAVMFVSLLLLVLMSNDLGQAISAATLAGISIIIAAVVACAGAVSCDNLQDLKAGQLVGATPWKQQVMLIVGVIVGSLLMAPIFNVLFAAYGIGDVMPREGMDPARALGAPKAAMMAMVAKGVFTHSLDWSMVTIGGIAAILVIAVDEVLRARGSEFRLPVLAVALGVYMPLEITLPVLIGGLISLYATKKLDKARGILGIHFHNVVEVARRRGMLFASGLVAGEALIGITIAAMIVSVPSMRDSQEMLNLSVFAQNIGGTVVFALMCAYLYTISSRTSRSL; encoded by the coding sequence ATGAGTATAACCTCTGTGACAAGCCAAGCCATCCAAAAAATACCTACGCCTGTGCGCGCCGACAGTGATACCCCAGCACCCTATATATCTTCATCACAACGGTTACCCGAAATAACCCTTAAGTCTTTTATTTTGAGTATTCTTCTTTCTGCTGCAATGGCAGGAGCAAATGCTTACCTAGGTCTTAAAATTGGCCTTACCGTTTCAGCTACTATTCCAGCCGCTGTGATTTCGATGGCTATTTTGCGCTTTTTCAAAAATGCCAATATTCTGGAAAATAACATCGTACAGACCACCGCCTCCGCTGGCGAAGTCGTCGCTGCTGGGACAATGTTCACCCTTCCCGCTCTTGTATTAATGGGGTATTGGGACACATTCCCCATGTGGCAAACCTCTCTTATTGTGGGAATCGGTGGAGTTTTTGGCGTATTGTTTTCTATTCCCTTGCGTCGCGCCCTTGTGGTTGAGGGGAATCTATTATTTCCTGAAGGTGTTGCCACAGCCGAAGTCTTGAAAGTGGGAGAAAGTTCCACGTCCGAGGGAGCGAAGGACTTACTTCTTGGGGGTCTTGGTGCCACACTTTTGAAGTTTGGTCAGTCTGGTATTGTGGCTTTTTCAGAATCAATCGGTATTTGGACAAAAACCGGAGGTACGCTTATTGGTGGCAGCATTGGGCTAAGTCCTGTTCTTCTTGGTGCAGGCTATATCGTTGGGCATCCCGTTGGTATTAGTATGACAATCGGTGGTGTTGTTGCATGGTTTATAGCCTTACCACTTTTTGGATACATAGAAGGTATTCCTGAGGCTAGCTCTGTGATGGGATCAGCTATGATTATTTGGAGTTCAAAGATTCGTATGATTGGTGTTGGCATGATGGTTTTGGGAGGATTGTGGACGACAGTGCACCTTATTGATCCGATGCGTCGTGCGATTGTTTCATCCTTGAGTTCGCTGAAAAAATCAGCCTCGGGTGCCAAAGTGAGAATCTTACGCACGGAGCAAGATATTCCGTTTATCTATGTTTTATGGAGCATTATGGCTTTATGTCTGCCACTTATTCTGATGACACATAATTTGTTTGATCCGCAATCACTGTCCTTCACAAGTCTTGGGTATGCGGGTGTGATTATGGCAATCATTATAGCAACACTTGTGCTCGGTTTTCTGGTGTCAGCCATTGCAGGGTATATGTCGGGGATTTTAGGTTCATCAAATAATCCCCTTTCTGGCGTCACAATTATGGCCGTAATGTTTGTGTCTCTGTTGTTGCTTGTGCTTATGTCAAACGATCTCGGACAGGCTATTTCTGCAGCAACCCTTGCCGGTATTTCGATTATCATAGCGGCCGTTGTCGCGTGTGCAGGTGCCGTAAGTTGTGATAATCTTCAAGATTTGAAAGCAGGACAATTAGTCGGAGCGACACCTTGGAAACAACAGGTTATGCTAATTGTTGGTGTGATTGTTGGGTCATTATTAATGGCACCAATTTTTAACGTGCTTTTTGCAGCTTATGGTATTGGGGATGTTATGCCACGAGAAGGAATGGACCCTGCGCGGGCTCTTGGGGCACCAAAAGCAGCTATGATGGCCATGGTAGCCAAGGGCGTATTTACGCACTCTCTTGATTGGAGCATGGTGACCATTGGTGGAATCGCAGCCATTCTTGTAATCGCAGTAGACGAGGTTCTGCGCGCGCGTGGATCAGAGTTCCGTCTCCCTGTATTGGCTGTTGCTCTTGGTGTATATATGCCCTTAGAGATTACACTTCCTGTTTTGATTGGGGGGTTGATTTCTCTTTATGCTACAAAGAAGCTTGACAAGGCACGGGGGATTCTTGGCATTCACTTTCACAATGTTGTAGAGGTTGCGCGTCGGCGAGGGATGCTTTTTGCGTCAGGGCTTGTTGCGGGTGAAGCTCTTATTGGCATTACCATTGCCGCCATGATTGTTTCCGTGCCGTCCATGCGCGATTCTCAAGAAATGTTGAATTTGAGTGTATTCGCACAAAATATTGGGGGTACTGTTGTATTTGCTCTCATGTGCGCCTATCTATATACTATCAGTTCCCGTACCTCAAGGTCTCTGTAA